One window of Acidobacteriota bacterium genomic DNA carries:
- a CDS encoding DUF4349 domain-containing protein: MKTFKLIAILILVSFVLSACGEASAPMSKRSEQDSVTRSSEAMPNAADGAQKQTAPVTQQVSLDQTQNSQAPTTERKIVRNGDLQLESDAPEEVQQKITAIAEAKGGFVVESQQSSSDVRANRRDTVTMTVRVPAAKFSEALDEIRKSANRVIVETVKSDDVTEEFIDVEARLKAKKSLEAQFLEIMKRANTVEDALNVQSKLSDVRAEIEKIEGRLRFLQNQTSLSTIKVRVQTPAAFSSNSKGFFYQFGESVGKGFDVAIGFVLGFVTFIIAILPFLILVVLPIYLLIRYLVRKARRKETVSEIVREELGKQ, encoded by the coding sequence ATGAAAACTTTCAAATTGATCGCGATCTTGATTCTCGTTTCTTTCGTTCTTTCCGCCTGTGGCGAGGCATCGGCGCCGATGTCAAAGAGGTCCGAACAGGATTCGGTCACGCGTTCGTCCGAAGCGATGCCGAACGCCGCCGACGGAGCGCAGAAGCAGACTGCGCCCGTGACCCAGCAGGTTTCGCTCGATCAAACTCAAAACAGTCAGGCGCCGACGACCGAACGCAAGATCGTCCGCAACGGCGATCTGCAGCTTGAATCGGACGCGCCGGAGGAAGTTCAGCAAAAGATAACCGCAATCGCCGAAGCGAAGGGCGGTTTTGTCGTCGAATCGCAGCAGTCTTCGAGCGATGTCCGCGCGAACCGGCGCGATACGGTGACGATGACGGTTCGCGTTCCGGCGGCGAAATTCAGCGAAGCGCTCGACGAGATCCGGAAATCGGCGAATCGCGTCATCGTCGAAACCGTCAAAAGCGACGATGTAACCGAAGAATTCATCGATGTCGAAGCGCGCCTCAAGGCGAAGAAGTCGCTCGAAGCGCAGTTTCTCGAGATCATGAAACGCGCCAATACCGTCGAAGACGCACTCAACGTGCAAAGCAAACTCTCCGACGTTCGCGCTGAGATCGAGAAGATCGAGGGCCGTTTGCGGTTCCTCCAGAATCAAACGAGCCTTTCGACGATAAAGGTCCGGGTTCAGACTCCGGCGGCGTTCTCTTCGAATTCGAAAGGCTTTTTCTATCAATTCGGCGAGTCGGTCGGGAAGGGATTCGACGTCGCGATCGGTTTCGTGCTGGGCTTCGTGACGTTTATCATCGCGATCCTGCCGTTTCTGATCCTCGTGGTTTTGCCAATCTATCTGCTGATTCGCTATCTTGTGAGAAAGGCGCGGAGAAAGGAAACTGTCTCCGAGATCGTCAGGGAAGAGCTCGGCAAACAGTAA
- the efp gene encoding elongation factor P, whose amino-acid sequence MALSANDIRKGMVILFEGTPAKVMEFHHHTPGNLRAMVQTRLRNLLTGNSFEHRFRSNDTLEKVTLEQHKMDYLYSDGSHHHFMNAETYEQVALTEEELGDAAQWLTEGLKIEVEFYDGTPIGITLPSSMELTVVETEPVMKGATASNSNKPAKLENGVTLYVPPFIVQGERIRVNPTESRYMERVK is encoded by the coding sequence ATGGCACTTTCGGCTAACGATATCAGAAAGGGAATGGTTATTTTGTTCGAGGGAACGCCGGCCAAGGTGATGGAGTTTCATCATCACACGCCCGGCAACCTGCGGGCGATGGTTCAGACGCGGCTCCGCAATCTTCTGACGGGGAACTCGTTCGAGCATCGGTTTCGTTCGAACGACACGCTCGAAAAGGTGACGCTCGAACAGCACAAGATGGATTATCTTTACTCGGACGGGTCGCACCATCATTTTATGAATGCCGAAACGTACGAGCAGGTCGCGCTGACCGAGGAAGAACTCGGCGACGCCGCGCAATGGCTGACTGAAGGTTTGAAGATCGAGGTCGAGTTCTACGACGGGACGCCGATCGGCATCACGCTGCCGAGTTCGATGGAACTTACCGTCGTTGAGACGGAACCCGTAATGAAAGGCGCTACCGCTTCGAATTCGAACAAGCCGGCGAAACTCGAGAACGGCGTCACTCTTTACGTTCCGCCGTTCATCGTCCAAGGTGAGCGAATCCGCGTCAACCCGACCGAGTCGCGCTATATGGAACGAGTCAAATGA
- a CDS encoding tetratricopeptide repeat protein, whose product MKKIAVITLSTILFAACGNSPQPVANGNTANAAKDAATTSNTNSLIVSGHRTESQPTPPTSSSTTGGSPMQKPTDVDAQTAAIDKADKALKAKPTDDAAKKELAKAYFDRAFILTNAAQYSAALGDFRKGLKLDPSDTKAKEMHDQIVEIYGMVGKPVPKEGEEMAPNQQNKPK is encoded by the coding sequence ATGAAAAAGATTGCAGTCATTACATTATCAACCATCCTTTTTGCGGCTTGCGGCAATTCGCCGCAGCCGGTCGCGAACGGCAATACCGCGAATGCCGCGAAGGATGCCGCTACGACGTCGAACACGAACAGCCTGATCGTTTCAGGGCATCGCACCGAGTCACAGCCGACGCCTCCGACTTCGAGCTCGACGACAGGCGGTTCGCCGATGCAGAAGCCCACCGACGTTGACGCGCAGACGGCGGCGATCGACAAGGCCGACAAGGCGCTCAAGGCAAAACCGACCGACGATGCGGCCAAGAAAGAGCTTGCGAAGGCCTATTTCGACCGTGCGTTCATCCTGACGAACGCGGCCCAGTATTCGGCCGCGCTCGGCGATTTTCGAAAGGGGTTGAAACTCGATCCGTCCGACACAAAGGCCAAGGAAATGCACGACCAGATCGTCGAGATCTACGGAATGGTCGGCAAACCGGTCCCGAAAGAAGGCGAGGAAATGGCGCCGAATCAGCAGAACAAGCCCAAATAG
- a CDS encoding PEP/pyruvate-binding domain-containing protein has translation MLVQKVLVIVTIFISLVSAASAQMSRKPSPTREPAGAMDKRPDSKKNSLLKIGSRAEFETVGRVYHRDTPYAMLHAMFVIDRKNNNKIYYVNSQRFRFHKDFLYATGLAALGTDIYKAAYFPEDRRFIVGTIAWQKAVEKWTWELWEGDLANADHIKTATAAINKTFYEKVYFKPNSNRQDDASANIGVERITQDELNKNQEYLALNTGKAVGRIHIIDKLDDTVEIGDNEIVILKELPVSLPPVRGIIVAKPSSPLSHINILAKGWDVPNVYIKDADKLFREMDTWWVELDASLTNYKIKRVVDFDPSERPEIPKPPDQQIAPVNLGVKKLTSLRAMRKRNSVEFGSKAANLGEIMNARLPGFIVPEGFSVPFYWYDKFMKDNGLDKAIVAQMDEYDFVHNPRYRRQKLDEFRAKVQKGTFDEALRKEIIARWKSELAGKPVFVRSSSNSEDLPNFSGAGLYSSVPNVVDENGLIEAVKKVWGSLWKFEAYEARVRNYVDQESVYMSALIQVGINMDKSGVLITKDPFDRENKNSVYISTVCGLGQNVVNNKGIPEQTLFNPRSNAVILMTYSDQKNALTFDASGDLKEIPDKCANPATKRILNDAQVRSLAGISLAIRRAFGNRAEQDIEWGIMKGRIYIVQSRPYIEN, from the coding sequence ATGCTAGTTCAAAAGGTTCTCGTCATTGTCACGATCTTCATTTCGCTGGTTTCGGCGGCGTCCGCGCAGATGTCGCGCAAGCCTTCGCCGACGCGCGAACCGGCAGGGGCGATGGACAAGCGCCCGGATTCGAAAAAGAACTCGCTGCTCAAGATCGGATCGCGCGCCGAGTTCGAAACGGTCGGCCGCGTGTATCATCGGGACACGCCGTACGCGATGCTCCACGCGATGTTCGTCATCGACCGCAAGAACAACAACAAGATCTACTACGTCAATTCGCAGCGCTTCCGTTTTCACAAGGATTTTCTTTATGCGACGGGACTCGCCGCGCTCGGAACCGATATTTACAAGGCGGCCTACTTCCCCGAGGACCGGCGGTTTATCGTCGGCACGATCGCCTGGCAGAAAGCCGTCGAAAAATGGACTTGGGAACTCTGGGAAGGCGATCTCGCCAATGCGGATCACATCAAAACGGCGACCGCCGCGATCAACAAGACCTTTTACGAGAAGGTCTATTTCAAACCGAACTCGAACCGCCAGGACGACGCTTCGGCGAACATCGGCGTCGAGCGCATCACTCAGGACGAGCTCAACAAGAATCAGGAATACCTCGCGCTCAATACGGGCAAGGCAGTCGGCCGCATCCATATCATCGACAAGCTCGACGATACGGTCGAGATCGGTGACAACGAGATCGTCATCCTCAAAGAACTTCCGGTGAGCCTTCCGCCGGTGCGCGGGATCATCGTCGCCAAACCGTCGTCGCCGCTCTCGCACATCAACATTCTCGCAAAGGGTTGGGACGTGCCGAACGTTTACATCAAGGACGCCGACAAGCTGTTCAGGGAAATGGACACGTGGTGGGTCGAACTTGACGCGTCGCTGACCAATTACAAGATCAAACGCGTCGTCGATTTTGATCCGAGCGAACGGCCCGAGATCCCTAAGCCGCCCGATCAGCAGATCGCGCCGGTCAATCTCGGTGTCAAGAAATTGACGAGCCTGCGCGCGATGCGCAAGCGGAACAGCGTCGAATTCGGCTCGAAGGCGGCGAATCTCGGCGAGATAATGAACGCCCGGCTTCCCGGATTCATCGTGCCCGAGGGCTTTTCCGTTCCGTTCTACTGGTACGATAAGTTTATGAAGGACAACGGTTTGGATAAGGCGATAGTGGCGCAGATGGACGAATACGACTTCGTCCATAATCCGCGTTACCGCCGCCAGAAACTCGACGAGTTTCGGGCGAAGGTCCAAAAAGGAACGTTCGACGAGGCGCTGCGGAAGGAAATCATCGCCCGCTGGAAATCCGAACTCGCCGGCAAACCGGTCTTTGTCAGAAGCTCCTCGAATTCCGAAGATCTGCCGAATTTCTCGGGGGCAGGACTTTATTCGAGCGTGCCAAACGTCGTTGACGAGAACGGTTTGATCGAGGCCGTCAAGAAGGTCTGGGGATCGCTCTGGAAATTCGAAGCGTACGAGGCTCGCGTCCGGAATTACGTCGATCAGGAGAGCGTCTATATGTCGGCGCTGATCCAGGTCGGCATCAATATGGACAAGAGCGGAGTCCTGATCACCAAAGACCCGTTCGACCGTGAAAACAAGAATTCGGTCTACATCAGCACCGTCTGCGGGCTTGGCCAGAACGTCGTCAACAACAAAGGAATTCCCGAACAGACGCTTTTCAACCCGCGATCGAACGCCGTCATCCTGATGACGTATTCGGATCAGAAGAACGCTCTGACGTTCGACGCAAGCGGCGATCTGAAGGAAATCCCGGACAAATGTGCGAACCCGGCGACCAAGCGTATCTTGAACGACGCGCAGGTACGCTCTCTCGCCGGCATCTCGCTGGCAATCCGCCGTGCCTTCGGAAACCGGGCCGAGCAGGACATCGAATGGGGAATAATGAAGGGCCGCATCTACATCGTTCAGTCGCGGCCATATATTGAGAACTGA
- a CDS encoding 3-deoxy-D-manno-octulosonic acid transferase, protein MFTIYSILLTVGIILMSPVFLIRRKKYAAGFWQRLGYLPDFKHDARPVIWLHCVSVGEVNAARSLVDGIRRDFPNFRLVVSTTTRTGQELAAAVFKDAADAVFYFPLDLKFAVNRALKLFRPGIVLLMETEIWFNFIREASRNGAFVAIVNGRLSEKSARQYSYIKNFMKRVLRRVDLALMQTEEDAKRLISLGIRTSKVKVTGNLKFDQRQAETDLTGELQARFKISEESPLIVAASTHAPEERLVLEAFRRVYKSSAGRLPRLLIAPRHPGRFDEIEALIAKSGFSFVRRSSPPAGTDELADVILLDSIGELRAVYPLAEIVFVGGSLIPHGGQSVLEPASAGRAIITGHHTSNFRAVVGTFVEHQALIQLQDMTESDLVSALAETLGRLLDDRESRATLGKNAQTVMENNRGATYKTIEQLRTFLQVHEIK, encoded by the coding sequence GTGTTCACGATCTACAGCATCCTTCTGACCGTCGGCATTATTTTGATGTCGCCGGTCTTTTTGATTCGGCGCAAGAAGTACGCCGCGGGATTCTGGCAACGACTCGGTTATCTCCCTGATTTCAAACACGATGCGCGGCCGGTGATCTGGCTGCATTGCGTCTCGGTCGGCGAAGTCAACGCGGCGCGCTCGCTTGTCGACGGCATCCGGCGCGACTTTCCGAATTTCAGGCTCGTCGTTTCGACGACGACCCGAACCGGTCAGGAACTTGCCGCTGCCGTTTTCAAAGATGCGGCCGATGCGGTTTTCTATTTCCCGCTCGACCTGAAATTTGCCGTGAATCGCGCGCTTAAGCTGTTTCGGCCGGGAATCGTCCTGCTGATGGAAACGGAAATCTGGTTCAACTTCATTCGCGAAGCAAGCCGCAACGGCGCGTTTGTTGCCATCGTCAACGGCCGTTTGTCGGAAAAGTCAGCTCGCCAGTATTCGTACATCAAGAATTTTATGAAGCGCGTTCTTCGTCGGGTCGATCTCGCGCTGATGCAGACCGAAGAAGACGCGAAACGTCTGATCTCGCTCGGGATACGTACGTCGAAAGTGAAGGTCACGGGAAACCTCAAATTCGACCAGCGCCAGGCCGAAACGGATCTGACCGGCGAACTTCAAGCACGTTTCAAGATTTCCGAAGAGTCGCCGCTGATCGTCGCCGCAAGCACGCACGCTCCCGAAGAACGCCTCGTCCTCGAGGCGTTTCGCCGTGTTTACAAATCGTCCGCGGGCCGGCTGCCAAGACTTTTGATCGCACCGCGGCACCCGGGAAGGTTTGACGAGATCGAAGCGTTGATCGCGAAGTCCGGCTTCAGTTTCGTGCGCCGTTCGTCGCCTCCGGCCGGGACGGATGAACTCGCCGATGTCATTCTGCTTGATTCGATCGGAGAGCTTCGCGCCGTTTATCCGCTCGCGGAAATCGTCTTTGTGGGCGGCAGCCTTATCCCGCACGGCGGGCAGAGCGTCCTCGAACCGGCGTCGGCCGGTCGCGCCATAATCACCGGCCATCATACATCGAATTTCCGCGCCGTTGTCGGAACGTTCGTCGAACATCAGGCGCTGATCCAGCTTCAGGATATGACGGAATCCGATCTTGTCTCCGCGTTGGCCGAAACCCTCGGCCGGCTTCTTGACGATCGGGAGTCGCGCGCGACGCTCGGGAAGAACGCACAGACGGTGATGGAAAACAACCGCGGCGCCACCTATAAGACCATTGAACAGCTTCGGACGTTTCTCCAGGTTCACGAAATCAAATGA